A segment of the bacterium genome:
GCGCCCGCATGAAAAAGAAGCTGTCGCTATCTCTTTCATAGAATAATATGCCCGGATTACCGGCGATGTCGGATAGATGCGGCCTCTGCAAATACCCATTCGTGGCCACTGTATTGGGAGCGTTCCACGAGAATTTATAATAATCGCCCGACATGCCATACGCGGAGATAAATTTAAGAGCATGCGTGCTTTGATTTTCGTAGCAAATCGCGGGCAGGCCGTTAATGAACGCCGTAGATGTGTTCGCGGCAATATATTTCGATAGTTCCAACACTGCGCCGGCGGAATCAAACCACCCATGCGTGCTCAGAAATACGCTCGCCTCCGTGCTATCGCCTTCATTGTCCGTGACTCGCACCTTGCATTCTATTGCGGGATAAACGACCAGGTAAGTTTTCTCCACCGTCGGCCCCGCGTTGAGCAAATCCCATTCGCCGCCGTCGAAGTTCCAGTCGTAGCTCGCAATCGTCCCATCCGGGTCGTAGCTTCCGGACGCGTCGAAGCCAACTGTAAACGGAACATCGCCCTCTTGCGCGCTTGCCGTCAGCGCCGCGACCGGCAGCTGGTTGTCGCCCTCATAAAGCGTAATCTGCTTTGCCGCGGTCGCGGTTGCGCCTTCGTTGTCCGTCACACGCACCGCAAGCAGAAGGTTACCGGGGGTTTCAAATGTGTGCAGGCTCAAGCCGTTGCCGCCGTTATTCGTCTCGAACGTCCCGTTGCCGTCCAGGTCGAATTCGAATTTAGAAATCGTTCCGTCGGTATCACTGCTGCCGCGCGCATCGAGCGACACTTCCAGCGGCACTTTCCCAGTCGGCGGCGAAACGGTCAGCATGGCGACCGGCGGTTCGTTGTAGGGAGCGACAGATAGTGTGAACGGGAATGAACTTTCGCCCGCGGAATTCGAAACCGTCAGCGAACAGGAATACTCCCCCGCCGCGCCGAGCGTGACGACCGGGGACTCCTGTGATGAATTGTCAGGATCGGCTCCACCTCCGAAATCCCAATCGTAATCTAACGGCGCGCTTCCGCTTACAACCGCGGAAAACGTAACTTGAGTGCCGTCGTTGCCGGAAAGAGGGGAAACGGATTCGATAGAGGGGGGATAAACCGCCGCCGTTCGCTCGACCGGATCGCTCATCGGCCCGATATTGCCCTGCGAATCAACCGGTGCGACCTTCAAATATTTCAGCATCGCGACGGGCGCGTCCACGGTGAAAGTCTTTGGAAACACTCCCGCTTCGCCGAACGGAACTTCGTAACCGACGCGGTAATATTCCCCATCAATCGTCTGGGAGGTGAAGAATCGGTATTTGGCAACGTTCCTTTCCCATCCGGTCGCGATAACCGTAATATCCCCAACACCAACTTCACCGCTGCCGTCGCCGTCAACCCAGGATTCGAACGGGTCGTTTCCGAGGCCGTCACTGGTGATCGCGAGATAACAAACTGCAATCGGCGTTACATCCGACACTCCCACCTGCCCGCTTGCATCGTAATCTCCCTCGTTCTGATAGCTCCATGAAAGAGTTTTGGCCATTGGATCGTAAGCAAGGTCGGTCACCTTTGTCGAATCGTAAAAGCCTGCTGCCGATCCTTCGCGATTGTTCAACTCCTCCAATAGCCTGTTTTTAAGAAATTCGAATAGCTTCCTGTCAACCGAGCTGGGAGCGTTCAGATCCGCCAAGCGCGTTTCGATCTCGCCGATGGCGGACTTGCTATGGCTTCTCGAAAGCGATAAAGAGCCTTTGCCATTACACGACTGAGCCATAATCAAAGCCAGTAAAGTAATCGCAAGAAATCCGATTCGCCTCGATCGAATATTGCACTTCACATGTATCGCCTCGCTTCATTGCCGGGGAGGGGGAATGAAGCCCGCCTCCCCGGCTTCGCGGAGTGCGCCATCTGCACTGGCGCATTTAAAGACATATACCTCGTCAACTCCGGTGAATTTCCGTATTGCACATCCGATTATGAACCAACGCCGATCTGAAATCCGTACGCGTCGATTAAATCGAAGTACTCCTTGTCGTTCTGGCAATCGTTGCCGAACAAGTACCAGCAATTGCAGGTGTACGGAGGATCCGGGTCAAATTCCTGCAGTTGCACGGTTATATCTCCGCTGGTCCCCGTATTCGTAGGGATATCCACGTAACCCACATACCCGCTGGTGCCGATTGCGACACCATAGGATGGTGTGGGATTGTAGAAAGAGATGTTTATGTCGGCGGTGCGGTCGTCGGCTTCATCCCTTAGAGGCGGAATCCAACCGATGAGGTAGGACAAAACGTCGCAACCCTGGTCGTACAAATCCTGGCAGAAGGGACGCGGATTCGGACCGGAGAAATCTCTGAAGGTCACGCTGTCCCAATCGATTATCCCCGAATCTTCGGTCTGGTAAATGCGCAGCCTGCAGGCGGGCATGTGGTAGAAGTAATTGCCGTTTCGCTCTATCCAGATCTGAACGCGCAAGGTGTCGCCGGGGTCAATCGTGCCTTCTTCTTCGGACGTACTTTTGATGTACAGCATGTCGCAGTCGATCAGCTCCTCGAACTCGAACTGCGATTTTGCGCTTTCCGTCCCGACGTTCTGACCGTCGTACGGAGCTACCGAAAC
Coding sequences within it:
- a CDS encoding PKD domain-containing protein, producing MAQSCNGKGSLSLSRSHSKSAIGEIETRLADLNAPSSVDRKLFEFLKNRLLEELNNREGSAAGFYDSTKVTDLAYDPMAKTLSWSYQNEGDYDASGQVGVSDVTPIAVCYLAITSDGLGNDPFESWVDGDGSGEVGVGDITVIATGWERNVAKYRFFTSQTIDGEYYRVGYEVPFGEAGVFPKTFTVDAPVAMLKYLKVAPVDSQGNIGPMSDPVERTAAVYPPSIESVSPLSGNDGTQVTFSAVVSGSAPLDYDWDFGGGADPDNSSQESPVVTLGAAGEYSCSLTVSNSAGESSFPFTLSVAPYNEPPVAMLTVSPPTGKVPLEVSLDARGSSDTDGTISKFEFDLDGNGTFETNNGGNGLSLHTFETPGNLLLAVRVTDNEGATATAAKQITLYEGDNQLPVAALTASAQEGDVPFTVGFDASGSYDPDGTIASYDWNFDGGEWDLLNAGPTVEKTYLVVYPAIECKVRVTDNEGDSTEASVFLSTHGWFDSAGAVLELSKYIAANTSTAFINGLPAICYENQSTHALKFISAYGMSGDYYKFSWNAPNTVATNGYLQRPHLSDIAGNPGILFYERDSDSFFFMRALDSSGTQWGAPIEPVPSDEIVDCSSLACVNGKPAIVFLSEPDRAICFVASVDATGDTWNEPVVVIQNDSTRHYGGAKLIMVNNYPSLVYSDNDNKVINIVCSLDIDGNSWSAPVTAVSGAFAGNCDALEADVIGGNPAIAFTDSYDYGHIWFSASLDMNGNSWNEPVSILSPRSTYNGICLTHVGNIPLLLLNNNQTSLGTELFYWISQNEQGTEWSDWHAISSWCSRGPAVANHNDLPFITYRYYDKKSLAGLSYAYWE